A single Gadus macrocephalus chromosome 22, ASM3116895v1 DNA region contains:
- the si:ch211-199g17.9 gene encoding uncharacterized protein si:ch211-199g17.9 isoform X2, whose protein sequence is MEELKFEQLMVKLRKHQEDKLVLDGDVNESLSVHDALLEELANLRTEAYQLKATHRDKKESCRVLKFQCRESEQESASVCLQTIAAQQAKRGDVRTVQMPDPGIKVEAQKAATPERLPSEIESAQNSKCQLLATEILKVAQLNILEEEV, encoded by the exons ATGGAAGAACTCAAATTTGAACAGCTGATGGTCAAGCTGAGAAAACATCAAGAGG ATAAACTGGTCCTTGACGGAGACGTCAACGAATCCCTCTCAGTTCATGATGCCTTGTTGGAAGAACTGGCAAATT TACGAACTGAAGCTTACCAACTCAAAGCTACGCACCGAGACAAAAAAG AGTCATGCAGGGTTCTGAAGTTCCAATGCAGAGAGTCAGAGCAGGAATCCGCCAG TGTCTGTTTGCAGACAATTGCAGCTCAACAGGCAAAGCGAGGAGACGTTAGAACAGTACAGATGCCAGATCCAGGAATTAAAGTTGAAGCACAGAAAGCTGCG ACCCCAGAGAGACTTCCATCTGAAATAGAAAGCGCTCAGAATTCAAAATGCCAGTTATTAGCCACTG AAATTCTTAAGGTGGCACAGTTAAATATCCTAGAAGAGGAAGTCTAG
- the si:ch211-199g17.9 gene encoding synaptonemal complex central element protein 1 isoform X1 produces the protein MEELKFEQLMVKLRKHQEDKLVLDGDVNESLSVHDALLEELANLRTEAYQLKATHRDKKESCRVLKFQCRESEQESARQLQLNRQSEETLEQYRCQIQELKLKHRKLRMKFENQLNQLIEQHKNLLTIFTPERLPSEIESAQNSKCQLLATEILKVAQLNILEEEV, from the exons ATGGAAGAACTCAAATTTGAACAGCTGATGGTCAAGCTGAGAAAACATCAAGAGG ATAAACTGGTCCTTGACGGAGACGTCAACGAATCCCTCTCAGTTCATGATGCCTTGTTGGAAGAACTGGCAAATT TACGAACTGAAGCTTACCAACTCAAAGCTACGCACCGAGACAAAAAAG AGTCATGCAGGGTTCTGAAGTTCCAATGCAGAGAGTCAGAGCAGGAATCCGCCAG ACAATTGCAGCTCAACAGGCAAAGCGAGGAGACGTTAGAACAGTACAGATGCCAGATCCAGGAATTAAAGTTGAAGCACAGAAAGCTGCG GATGAAGTTTGAAAACCAACTCAATCAACTCATAGAGCAGCACAAAAATCTACTCACTATATTT ACCCCAGAGAGACTTCCATCTGAAATAGAAAGCGCTCAGAATTCAAAATGCCAGTTATTAGCCACTG AAATTCTTAAGGTGGCACAGTTAAATATCCTAGAAGAGGAAGTCTAG